From the genome of Spirosomataceae bacterium TFI 002, one region includes:
- a CDS encoding AAA+-type ATPase, SpoVK/Ycf46/Vps4 family, whose translation MKKDKALETLSSGRFALLLTGNVHDNVPFKSKLANRVELIKLELSNEGYSIITYSRSEGLGVYDIGKHKDVRTALQTYGLEKFLTDKKEINDQEVGLVFRNILRMLQSCDISSKIAIIVNYASHVAGHQHAQNEERVFSEIGHMLATLPILSRKGHCVIAIDDGSQEISPLIATEFHKVNYEYPSEDMYKDLFQILKNGVSDYALTNLEAEEFIKLSQGLRVTDIKSMFKDAKDKGVTIDRKCILKEKEQLINQISEQTLKVVDTTEKVEIGGMEVIQNILEQEAQLLKSGSREASRALLVTGPPGTGKTTLARQFAQMSGFNLLTLDEVKNMFVGESERRMSKALSIIESMGNCILFIDEIDQVFKSREQANMDGGVSSNHLSELFKFSSREDLRGKIIIFGASNTPHLLDPAMLSRFTIIPVIEPTPIELAKIVPLIEKQISKSNILDPNNSMILNGCETVYTKGATPRDLWKIISHAKRKTGKLNSESFLMAAKEFRSSMDPWSIALSSLVSVNMTSMLSYLPWFNSPSTYPYPWYLKDIVSSLDGTMNEELLQQRIAEAKSLAKY comes from the coding sequence ATGAAAAAAGATAAAGCATTAGAGACACTTTCTTCCGGCAGGTTTGCACTTTTATTAACAGGAAATGTACATGACAATGTACCATTCAAAAGTAAACTGGCAAATAGGGTCGAATTAATTAAGCTTGAGCTCAGTAACGAAGGCTACAGTATCATTACTTATTCTAGATCCGAAGGATTGGGTGTTTACGACATTGGTAAACATAAAGATGTGAGAACAGCTCTGCAAACCTATGGACTAGAGAAGTTCTTAACAGACAAAAAAGAGATAAATGACCAAGAAGTTGGATTGGTGTTCCGCAACATATTGAGAATGCTACAATCCTGCGATATAAGTTCTAAAATTGCGATAATTGTAAATTATGCTTCTCATGTAGCTGGCCATCAACACGCCCAAAACGAGGAAAGGGTGTTTAGCGAAATAGGCCACATGTTGGCAACATTACCTATCCTCTCACGAAAGGGACATTGCGTCATAGCAATTGATGATGGAAGCCAAGAAATATCGCCATTAATTGCAACAGAGTTTCACAAGGTCAATTACGAATACCCTTCAGAAGACATGTATAAAGACCTTTTCCAAATATTAAAAAATGGCGTATCCGATTACGCCCTCACCAATCTCGAAGCTGAAGAATTTATCAAATTGTCTCAAGGACTAAGAGTAACTGACATTAAATCAATGTTCAAAGATGCTAAAGACAAAGGAGTAACTATTGACCGAAAATGTATTTTGAAAGAGAAGGAGCAATTGATAAATCAAATATCAGAACAAACATTAAAAGTGGTAGATACAACTGAAAAAGTTGAAATAGGTGGAATGGAAGTCATTCAAAACATCTTAGAACAAGAGGCACAATTGTTAAAAAGCGGTAGCAGAGAAGCAAGCAGAGCATTACTTGTTACAGGTCCTCCCGGTACAGGTAAAACAACGCTTGCAAGACAGTTCGCTCAGATGTCAGGCTTCAATTTATTAACACTCGATGAGGTTAAAAACATGTTTGTTGGTGAGTCTGAAAGAAGAATGTCTAAGGCCCTTAGCATCATTGAATCTATGGGAAATTGTATTTTATTTATTGATGAAATAGATCAAGTTTTTAAGTCTAGAGAACAAGCAAATATGGATGGAGGAGTGAGTAGCAACCATCTTTCAGAACTGTTTAAGTTTTCATCTAGAGAGGATCTTAGAGGGAAGATCATCATTTTTGGAGCTAGCAATACTCCTCACCTACTCGACCCTGCAATGTTGTCACGGTTTACTATTATTCCTGTAATTGAACCAACACCCATTGAGCTTGCTAAGATCGTACCCTTAATAGAAAAACAAATATCAAAGAGTAACATTTTAGACCCTAATAATTCTATGATATTGAACGGATGCGAAACCGTTTATACCAAAGGGGCTACACCAAGAGATCTATGGAAAATTATATCTCATGCTAAAAGAAAAACGGGGAAACTAAATTCTGAGTCATTCCTAATGGCGGCAAAAGAATTCAGATCATCAATGGATCCTTGGTCAATCGCACTTTCATCGTTGGTGTCTGTAAATATGACTTCAATGTTAAGTTACCTGCCCTGGTTTAACTCACCAAGTACATACCCATATCCGTGGTATTTAAAAGACATCGTCAGTAGTCTAGACGGCACAATGAATGAAGAACTATTGCAGCAAAGAATTGCGGAAGCGAAATCTTTGGCAAAATATTAA
- a CDS encoding CRISPR-associated endonuclease Cas2 — protein MDKYYYLLMYDIGEDKRRTRLQKKLLKKEWCMLQYSVYIKYTNMVDITAMLPKLTPLVKEQEHDSLFYTRVHLSTLIDSPFASKLGQYLSEEIEQVFL, from the coding sequence ATGGATAAGTATTATTACCTCCTCATGTATGACATTGGTGAAGACAAGAGAAGAACTCGCCTTCAAAAGAAGTTGCTAAAAAAAGAATGGTGCATGCTCCAATACTCTGTATATATAAAATATACTAATATGGTGGATATAACAGCAATGCTACCTAAGCTTACACCATTGGTAAAGGAGCAAGAACACGATTCGTTGTTTTACACTAGAGTGCACCTAAGTACCCTTATCGACAGCCCATTTGCAAGCAAACTTGGCCAATATTTAAGTGAAGAAATAGAACAGGTTTTTCTATAA
- a CDS encoding CRISPR-associated endonuclease Cas1, whose amino-acid sequence MVSLHLTTKDTILSSDGTRLHIKNETIDTHYAYRYLAAIYLGPNITLNSNVIAACYKYNVPIYFSREQGYIYGSTYAPGYGAGSAIALKQLQMVGTHHTQELCATWLVMKFARRSMILEHLKVKYKLPSFMDFESSEVLAKEGAYDAQFWKRYLRVISNGIQLKRVKRDPPDIWNASLNYLYGMLYYLIEKELIKKHLDPYMGFHHGTSRKQKAFLFDIIEPFRPFCEEILINLRIKMKTQKVDISNGLSIEWRKTLATEFHTYIYKKQEQRFLRIKIIQNLVKETANYIKLNG is encoded by the coding sequence ATGGTTTCGTTGCACCTTACTACCAAAGATACAATTTTAAGCTCAGATGGAACACGGCTTCACATAAAAAATGAAACCATTGATACCCATTATGCCTATCGTTATTTAGCTGCTATTTACCTTGGTCCAAATATTACCTTAAATAGTAATGTTATAGCAGCATGCTATAAATACAATGTGCCCATCTATTTTAGTAGGGAGCAAGGCTACATCTATGGTAGCACCTATGCACCCGGCTATGGTGCAGGCTCGGCAATAGCTCTCAAGCAATTACAGATGGTGGGTACTCATCATACTCAAGAGCTCTGTGCTACTTGGTTGGTTATGAAATTTGCACGAAGATCAATGATATTAGAACATTTAAAAGTCAAATATAAGCTTCCAAGTTTCATGGACTTTGAAAGCTCAGAAGTATTAGCCAAAGAAGGTGCCTATGACGCCCAATTTTGGAAAAGGTATTTACGGGTCATTTCTAATGGCATTCAACTAAAAAGAGTAAAACGAGACCCACCAGATATTTGGAATGCATCGCTCAATTACCTCTATGGTATGTTATATTATTTGATTGAAAAAGAATTGATCAAAAAACACCTGGACCCCTATATGGGTTTTCATCATGGTACAAGTAGAAAACAAAAAGCTTTTCTTTTTGATATCATAGAGCCGTTTCGCCCATTTTGTGAAGAAATACTGATCAACCTTCGCATAAAAATGAAAACTCAAAAGGTGGACATTTCTAATGGATTGAGTATTGAATGGAGGAAAACTCTTGCCACCGAGTTTCATACCTATATTTATAAAAAACAAGAGCAGCGATTCCTGAGGATTAAAATAATTCAAAACCTTGTGAAAGAAACAGCCAATTACATAAAACTAAATGGATAA
- a CDS encoding RNA-directed DNA polymerase: MDYNTVITLLGHDNESWQNLIANGIRYSVFQLPKANKKLRLIEAPQGELKRTQKYLNNILYAEYHPQSPDCVHGFIRMKAAPRNILSNARTHLGKKYLINIDLKDFYHQITTERTTDLLWKRFPNLLPNEVDELNKIVVKDDRLPMGAPTSSVLSNMAFQECDMALMTYCDQHKIVYTRYVDDLSFSSNKQINSAILEGIYTIIKLNGFSENPKKVKHYGESDVKIITGIAMQGLHWHVSDDMKSRLEKNMSEYRKLRKLINNLKFLGVEAKAKTKLKTLKRAIAGQLEFVKQIEGIDSDFYRSMKKIWKQSDADTVNVDLSVYI, translated from the coding sequence ATGGATTATAATACCGTCATTACGCTACTTGGCCACGATAATGAAAGTTGGCAAAACCTTATTGCTAATGGAATTCGTTACAGTGTATTTCAATTACCCAAAGCCAATAAAAAGCTTAGGCTGATAGAAGCTCCACAAGGTGAGTTAAAACGAACTCAAAAATATCTCAATAACATTTTGTACGCTGAGTATCACCCTCAGTCGCCGGATTGTGTACATGGTTTTATACGCATGAAGGCTGCACCAAGAAATATCTTGAGTAATGCAAGGACTCATTTAGGCAAAAAATATCTCATCAATATTGATCTCAAAGACTTTTACCATCAAATCACGACAGAAAGAACTACTGATTTACTTTGGAAAAGATTTCCAAACCTACTGCCAAATGAAGTTGACGAACTGAATAAAATAGTGGTAAAAGATGATAGGCTACCCATGGGTGCACCTACCTCCTCGGTATTGTCCAATATGGCTTTTCAGGAATGTGACATGGCTCTTATGACTTATTGTGATCAGCACAAGATCGTATATACTCGTTATGTGGACGATCTCAGTTTTTCTTCTAACAAGCAAATAAATTCAGCAATCTTGGAAGGGATCTATACGATCATAAAACTGAATGGTTTCAGTGAAAACCCTAAAAAAGTTAAGCATTATGGAGAAAGCGATGTGAAAATCATAACAGGAATTGCAATGCAGGGACTGCACTGGCATGTAAGTGATGATATGAAATCACGCCTTGAAAAAAATATGAGTGAATATAGAAAGTTGAGGAAATTGATTAATAACCTAAAATTTCTTGGCGTGGAGGCTAAAGCCAAAACAAAACTTAAAACCCTTAAAAGGGCCATTGCTGGCCAGCTAGAATTTGTTAAACAAATAGAGGGTATAGACTCCGATTTTTATAGAAGCATGAAAAAAATTTGGAAGCAATCGGATGCTGACACTGTAAATGTAGACCTAAGCGTATATATATAA
- a CDS encoding CRISPR-associated protein, whose protein sequence is MKTLNLTYKNGNWYYKGLIDGKDEKVFLDNFRAGNEELIKVLNKESITIEYLGREDNRNPNRLFISKFKHKGKEYSFSRQSTGPARGNYQQRRPTNVETNFGRSPYNFVPLPPMPKPSQDQVTDFSSYQTEKHTGYLDFEIQNLGPIHTGDNSHLFTRIAGKPAINGSTSRGLIRACLESIAYSNFIHFNNKSIYRRAEGDKVYEDRIQGWLQYDKENDAFVIKEVNSVPTEKPTKILKKSSIQYLDKYALVQIKGVNYKSHAQIKFDYPIKPLEVFPIKEEVINLYKNDEDRSFEMFETGKFTNLLEKAKNSPKYGVPVWFEVTTPSNTIPHFGHCINYRVPTGKVSDALPQAFKTNTDSDLVQCLFGEDVELNGKAIQRAGKVFFEDAYIDDKAPEFSKRLLQILSRPRVTFAKNYLESNGHRNISWFDSTIKLRGYKHYQHIITNAWEKDEIEKKEYDKLLGYDKKACQAITNSEHLFFDGNETKPIKSLSDIDKTLAEKLFKAINADEKSQFKAVEVLDSKHTFTSRVRFENLSDIELGALLFVFNLPDNMAHKLGMGKPLGLGSTKINMEKLTLIDRKKRYNSLFDSNENWNLGEIDSNELTKLANNANAAFSNFMIAKSSARDIWQLPHMKELAAMLTYDNKHNASDDWKEKTRYPKLTNDSVKEFKTFEPLLPPTKFKNA, encoded by the coding sequence ATGAAAACCTTAAATCTGACTTATAAAAACGGTAATTGGTACTATAAAGGGCTAATAGATGGCAAGGATGAAAAAGTATTTTTGGATAATTTCCGTGCTGGAAACGAGGAGCTAATTAAAGTCCTAAACAAAGAGTCGATCACAATTGAATATCTGGGAAGAGAAGATAATAGAAACCCCAACAGGCTATTTATTTCTAAATTTAAGCACAAGGGAAAAGAATACTCTTTCTCAAGGCAAAGTACTGGGCCAGCTAGAGGAAACTATCAACAAAGGAGGCCCACAAACGTTGAAACAAATTTTGGACGAAGCCCTTACAACTTTGTCCCTTTGCCACCCATGCCCAAACCTAGCCAAGATCAAGTCACTGATTTTAGCTCATACCAAACTGAGAAACATACCGGCTACTTAGATTTCGAAATACAAAACTTAGGTCCAATTCATACTGGAGACAATAGTCACCTTTTTACAAGAATTGCAGGTAAGCCAGCCATCAATGGTAGTACAAGCCGAGGACTTATAAGGGCATGCCTCGAAAGCATTGCATACAGCAACTTTATCCACTTTAATAATAAGTCAATTTATAGAAGAGCAGAAGGAGATAAGGTATACGAAGACCGAATACAAGGTTGGCTTCAATACGACAAAGAGAATGACGCTTTTGTTATTAAAGAAGTTAATTCAGTTCCTACAGAAAAGCCAACTAAAATATTAAAAAAGAGTAGTATACAATATTTAGATAAGTATGCATTAGTTCAAATTAAAGGAGTTAATTACAAAAGTCACGCTCAAATAAAGTTTGATTACCCAATTAAGCCATTAGAAGTTTTTCCTATCAAGGAAGAAGTTATAAACCTCTACAAAAATGACGAAGATCGGTCATTCGAAATGTTTGAAACAGGTAAGTTTACCAATCTCTTAGAAAAAGCTAAAAATTCTCCAAAATATGGAGTTCCTGTATGGTTTGAAGTCACTACCCCCAGTAATACAATCCCGCACTTCGGTCATTGTATCAATTATAGAGTACCAACGGGCAAAGTAAGCGATGCTTTACCCCAAGCATTTAAAACTAATACTGATTCCGACTTAGTACAGTGTCTTTTTGGGGAGGATGTAGAATTAAATGGCAAAGCAATTCAAAGGGCCGGAAAGGTGTTTTTTGAGGATGCATATATTGATGATAAGGCTCCTGAATTCTCCAAAAGACTGCTCCAGATACTGTCAAGGCCGAGGGTAACTTTTGCAAAGAATTACCTTGAGTCCAATGGTCATAGAAATATCAGCTGGTTTGATTCGACAATTAAGTTAAGAGGATACAAACATTATCAGCATATAATAACTAATGCTTGGGAGAAAGATGAAATTGAAAAAAAAGAATACGATAAACTCCTTGGCTATGACAAAAAAGCGTGTCAAGCAATTACCAATAGTGAGCATTTATTTTTTGACGGCAACGAAACAAAACCCATAAAATCCCTCTCAGATATAGATAAAACCCTTGCCGAAAAGTTATTTAAAGCTATCAATGCCGACGAAAAATCACAATTTAAAGCGGTGGAGGTTCTTGATAGTAAACACACCTTTACAAGCAGAGTAAGATTTGAAAATCTTAGTGATATAGAGCTGGGAGCCCTACTTTTCGTATTTAATCTTCCAGATAACATGGCTCATAAATTGGGAATGGGAAAACCCCTAGGATTGGGTTCTACCAAGATAAACATGGAAAAACTCACATTAATAGATAGAAAAAAAAGATATAACAGTCTATTTGATTCAAATGAAAACTGGAACTTAGGTGAAATAGATTCAAACGAACTGACCAAGCTGGCAAATAATGCGAATGCCGCTTTTAGTAATTTTATGATTGCTAAAAGTTCAGCAAGGGATATATGGCAGCTCCCACACATGAAGGAGCTAGCCGCTATGCTAACTTATGACAACAAGCACAACGCTAGCGACGATTGGAAAGAGAAAACAAGATACCCAAAACTAACCAATGACAGTGTAAAGGAATTTAAAACATTTGAACCTTTGCTACCACCAACAAAATTTAAAAATGCCTAA
- a CDS encoding RAMP superfamily protein — protein MAKRDEKLIGKIFLEGQVCNLTQMSIGSGASDNCDQDIIKLNNLPYIPATALAGVLKDAFLRSQIMHMEPYFWGNSDHNDPYKSHIMFDNSLLIDPHGYEINILDGIEIVPETNQVKKGSKYDYEVLEPGASFNFRAELSIHKNFDFPSMLSYADHCLKWLNSGELQLGSMTTAGLGRVKGKGLKMFVYDFVNDNSAVDAYFEYLDLGVHNISEYSAAVKNEIPLPTENIFVAKGTFNIKSKLITAQEAINEDADSIQLNRKNGEYYINGRSQKGGFKHRITKIYKTLGGKPEDLKDLFGHEGKQKEQAQKARIYTEESIIKGAKVALQQRTKIDRFSGGTIDQALFNSMPVEETAEDCLTITVKIKEPKSRDILLTLQVFKDLMTGDLALGGEKNIGRGVLSGTILEAAFGDKSLKVDMVNNTNEISEYFKTLTYENPAYSK, from the coding sequence ATGGCTAAAAGAGACGAAAAACTAATTGGCAAAATCTTTCTTGAAGGTCAGGTTTGCAATCTTACTCAAATGAGTATAGGCAGTGGAGCATCGGATAATTGTGATCAAGACATTATCAAACTTAATAACCTGCCGTACATTCCAGCCACTGCACTTGCAGGAGTACTGAAAGATGCTTTTTTACGATCTCAAATTATGCATATGGAGCCTTATTTTTGGGGAAATTCCGATCATAACGATCCCTATAAATCTCATATTATGTTCGATAATTCGCTTCTTATCGATCCCCATGGCTATGAGATCAATATATTGGATGGCATAGAAATAGTACCAGAGACCAATCAAGTAAAAAAGGGCTCAAAATACGATTACGAAGTATTGGAACCTGGAGCAAGTTTTAATTTCAGGGCTGAACTAAGTATTCATAAAAACTTCGACTTTCCTTCAATGCTTTCTTATGCCGACCATTGTTTGAAGTGGTTGAATAGTGGTGAATTGCAATTAGGCTCAATGACAACTGCTGGCCTTGGCCGGGTAAAAGGAAAGGGCCTCAAAATGTTCGTTTACGATTTTGTAAATGACAATTCTGCTGTAGATGCTTATTTTGAATATTTGGATTTAGGAGTACATAACATTTCTGAATACTCGGCGGCTGTGAAAAATGAAATTCCGCTTCCCACAGAAAATATCTTTGTAGCAAAGGGGACTTTTAATATCAAAAGTAAACTCATTACAGCTCAGGAGGCAATAAATGAAGATGCCGACAGTATCCAGCTAAATAGAAAAAACGGTGAATATTACATCAACGGCCGATCTCAAAAAGGCGGATTCAAACACAGAATAACCAAGATTTACAAAACACTTGGAGGTAAACCTGAGGATCTTAAAGACTTGTTTGGACATGAAGGCAAACAAAAAGAGCAAGCCCAAAAAGCCAGAATTTATACGGAAGAAAGTATCATAAAAGGAGCAAAAGTCGCACTTCAACAAAGAACAAAAATTGACCGTTTCAGTGGAGGTACAATTGATCAAGCTCTTTTCAATTCTATGCCAGTGGAAGAGACTGCTGAAGACTGCCTAACCATTACTGTTAAAATAAAAGAACCTAAATCTAGAGATATATTACTCACGCTTCAGGTTTTCAAGGACCTCATGACGGGCGACTTGGCCCTTGGCGGAGAAAAAAACATAGGTAGAGGTGTATTATCCGGTACTATCCTAGAGGCTGCTTTTGGAGACAAAAGTCTAAAAGTAGATATGGTAAATAATACAAATGAAATTAGTGAATATTTTAAAACCCTGACTTATGAAAATCCAGCATATAGCAAATGA